In Deltaproteobacteria bacterium, a genomic segment contains:
- a CDS encoding transketolase, translating to MKQECKDIRREILKISNASGHGHIPTCFSIVEIMYAVYGRMNHDPKNPHWEGRDIFLLSKGHASLGHYSVLAKFGYFDIERVYSFGNFMSDFGCHADRFKVPGAEASTGSLGHGIGIAVGIALAFKLKKQDRKVFVVIGDGESNEGTVWEAIMVAVNLNLNNLTIIYDNNMSHGRGLQITGPADRFKAFGCHVWEVNGHDLGQLEDEIDQQSENVKVIVANTVKGYGCKTLVENQYEWHRKSPGDEELEKLLRELDEETV from the coding sequence ATGAAACAGGAGTGTAAAGACATAAGGAGAGAGATACTTAAAATCTCAAATGCAAGCGGCCATGGTCATATTCCCACATGTTTTTCAATTGTGGAAATAATGTATGCCGTGTATGGAAGGATGAATCATGATCCGAAAAATCCCCATTGGGAAGGAAGGGATATATTTCTTCTCAGTAAAGGTCACGCTTCATTGGGACATTATTCGGTTCTTGCCAAATTCGGATATTTCGATATAGAAAGGGTGTACTCATTCGGAAACTTTATGTCTGACTTTGGCTGTCATGCAGACAGGTTTAAGGTTCCCGGTGCAGAAGCGTCAACAGGATCTTTGGGGCATGGGATAGGAATTGCCGTTGGTATTGCCCTCGCTTTTAAGTTAAAAAAACAGGATAGAAAGGTCTTTGTAGTTATTGGTGATGGTGAATCCAACGAAGGAACCGTTTGGGAAGCGATAATGGTTGCTGTGAACCTTAACTTAAACAACTTGACAATAATCTATGATAACAATATGTCTCACGGTAGAGGACTTCAAATTACCGGGCCTGCTGATCGCTTCAAAGCTTTTGGTTGTCATGTTTGGGAGGTAAATGGTCATGACCTTGGTCAGCTTGAAGATGAAATTGACCAACAAAGTGAGAACGTTAAAGTTATAGTCGCAAATACGGTTAAGGGCTATGGTTGTAAAACGTTAGTTGAAAATCAATATGAGTGGCACAGAAAGTCGCCCGGTGATGAAGAACTTGAAAAATTGTTGAGGGAGCTCGATGAGGAAACAGTTTAA
- a CDS encoding sulfotransferase gives MNISTNVSVLAVQNYGPSGTLLLQSLLDGHPNILSFPTVYIHNFFYFWDKHGDESTDSLINSFIDEYNFWFHPEGAVKALGLHQMGENMDETIYVSEEIFKNTLSHIVGRDEHPSRKSFFIAIYFSYAKALGRKIDEPVVLVFPIHNLPRLHAKYLIEDFPNAKFVHMIREPIQLIVSSFKHVTQNYLPANPAECAYSQMLNDYIKQWGWPNKRFVYGYKPYFNEHERFSKAVKLEDIHTNPEIVLKTICEWLDIPWHKCLLTSTFNGKKWWNRPGCPRISGFGLQAIKKKTDDVISEFDKYRLYGLMSKKYKIWGYQYPELCSNIFFQMALPFLILIPFKAEGSFLKYRFIYTPIGLYKQIIVAMTKRLKKNQLPLGIGNIIHFAGKFFDSINVIFEPASKSSLWHYLKKFMVIMGFTLFVPVFLLILLKDTLMVRYWLYRGWFVNLPKKRSEVRLLYDDVLKINIQEK, from the coding sequence ATGAATATTTCAACTAATGTATCAGTTTTAGCAGTTCAGAATTATGGACCCAGTGGCACCTTGCTATTACAGAGCCTCCTGGATGGACATCCCAATATACTTTCTTTCCCCACTGTTTATATTCATAATTTTTTTTACTTTTGGGATAAACATGGAGATGAGAGTACAGACTCCCTGATTAATTCCTTCATTGATGAATATAATTTCTGGTTTCACCCTGAAGGTGCTGTAAAGGCATTGGGCCTGCATCAAATGGGAGAGAATATGGATGAGACAATTTATGTTTCCGAGGAGATTTTCAAAAATACACTAAGTCATATAGTCGGCAGGGATGAGCATCCTTCTCGAAAGTCATTTTTTATTGCAATTTATTTTTCTTATGCAAAAGCTTTAGGCCGTAAAATAGATGAACCTGTTGTTTTAGTCTTTCCTATCCATAATTTACCTAGATTACATGCAAAATATTTAATTGAAGATTTTCCAAATGCCAAGTTTGTTCATATGATCAGGGAGCCGATCCAGTTGATCGTTTCTTCATTTAAACATGTTACACAAAATTATCTTCCTGCCAATCCGGCTGAGTGTGCCTATTCACAAATGTTGAATGACTATATTAAACAATGGGGTTGGCCAAATAAGCGTTTTGTATATGGATACAAACCTTACTTCAATGAACATGAAAGATTTTCAAAAGCTGTAAAACTGGAAGATATTCATACTAATCCGGAAATAGTTTTAAAAACTATCTGTGAATGGCTTGATATTCCATGGCACAAGTGTCTTCTCACTAGCACCTTCAATGGAAAAAAGTGGTGGAATAGACCTGGATGTCCCAGGATATCAGGTTTCGGCTTGCAAGCTATCAAGAAAAAAACCGATGATGTAATCAGTGAGTTTGATAAATATCGATTGTATGGCTTAATGAGTAAAAAGTATAAAATATGGGGCTATCAGTACCCTGAGCTATGCAGTAATATTTTTTTTCAGATGGCTTTACCCTTTTTAATTTTAATTCCATTCAAAGCTGAAGGAAGTTTTCTCAAATATAGATTTATTTATACTCCCATAGGTTTATACAAACAAATTATTGTGGCAATGACTAAGAGACTTAAAAAAAATCAGCTGCCATTGGGAATTGGAAATATAATTCATTTTGCCGGGAAATTTTTTGATTCTATTAATGTTATTTTTGAACCTGCATCAAAAAGTTCACTTTGGCACTATCTTAAAAAATTTATGGTGATTATGGGCTTTACTTTATTTGTACCCGTTTTTTTATTGATATTGCTTAAAGATACCCTGATGGTACGCTACTGGCTCTATCGAGGGTGGTTTGTTAACTTGCCGAAGAAAAG
- a CDS encoding crotonobetainyl-CoA--carnitine CoA-transferase — translation MKTEKHDAIVLSSTDEKEVLKHFIGRFKDAPLPDDEILPNLGLFLSSKNLSRILFFYEIYKKIINNHGIIAEFGVRWGQTLSLMSALRGIFEPFNRHRKIVGFDTFEGFIGMAEEDGEKCKCSDGSFSVSPGYENYLDSILDMQEKLNPMAHLKRYELVKGNAVETIPAYLERHPETIISLAIFDFDIYAPTRAALDAIKPHICKGSILVFDELCDDIFPGETVALRETLGLNNVRVQRFPMTSRISYIEVE, via the coding sequence ATGAAGACTGAAAAACATGATGCAATAGTTCTTTCCAGTACAGATGAAAAGGAGGTATTGAAGCATTTTATTGGCCGATTTAAAGATGCGCCATTGCCTGATGATGAAATTCTTCCAAATCTGGGGCTTTTTCTAAGTTCAAAAAATCTTTCCAGAATTCTTTTCTTCTACGAGATTTACAAAAAAATTATAAATAATCATGGTATTATTGCTGAATTTGGCGTCAGATGGGGCCAGACCCTTTCTCTGATGTCTGCCCTGCGAGGCATATTTGAGCCTTTTAACCGGCATAGAAAAATTGTCGGCTTTGATACCTTTGAGGGTTTTATCGGGATGGCTGAAGAAGATGGAGAAAAATGCAAGTGCAGTGATGGATCATTTTCTGTCTCACCGGGGTATGAGAATTATCTGGACTCAATTCTGGATATGCAGGAGAAACTTAACCCCATGGCACATTTGAAAAGATATGAGCTGGTAAAGGGAAATGCTGTTGAAACCATTCCTGCCTATCTTGAAAGGCACCCTGAGACAATTATTTCACTGGCTATTTTTGATTTTGATATATATGCGCCGACCAGGGCTGCCCTGGATGCAATCAAACCACATATTTGCAAGGGAAGCATCCTGGTTTTTGACGAGCTTTGCGATGATATATTTCCCGGTGAAACTGTTGCTTTGCGGGAAACGTTGGGCTTGAATAATGTTCGGGTTCAGAGGTTTCCCATGACATCAAGAATATCTTATATAGAGGTAGAATGA